From the genome of Odocoileus virginianus isolate 20LAN1187 ecotype Illinois chromosome 31, Ovbor_1.2, whole genome shotgun sequence:
TGCCagtgttttttctgcatctactagGATGATCGTGTGTTTTTTATGCTTTACACTATTGACATAGTATTATATTAATTGACTTTTGATGTTAAAAGTTAGCATTGATGGGGAAAATCCTACTGGCCATAGTGTGTAATCCTTTTATATGTCACTTGATTTaatttactagtattttgttgatgatttggGGGTCTATATTCATATTAGTtctacagttttattttcttaaaatgtctttgtCAGGCTTAGGTATCAGGGTCATTATTgggctcatagaatgagttggggagtattcctttctcttctgtttttggaagagtttgggaagATTTAGtattaaatgtttggtagaatttaccacgGGAGCCATTTGTAACTGGGCTTTTTTAGGGGGAAATTTGTAAATTAGTACTTCAGTCTCTTGTTATAATCTGCTCAGATTTTTACTTCTTGAATGAGTTTTGGTAGTATGTGTCTTCCTAGGAACTTGTCTGTTTTAGTTAAGTTATCAAACTTGTTGGCAAACAGTTCTTAGTATTTCCttataatagaatttttttatttgtgtaaGGGTTGGTAGTGTTATCCTGTTTTTGATGTTAGtaatttgaaattgtttttaattaatctGGCTAAAGCTTGCTAAATTTGTTCATCTTTCAAGGAACtaaattttggttttgttgattttctttattgtttttcttttacatatgtCATTAATTTCTGTTCTAATCTTTACTATATCCTTCCTTGCTTTAGGtttaagtttttcttcttttttcaagtgTCTCAAGGTGGGAgattaggttattgatttgagatctGTCTTTTTTCTTGAGATAGGCCTGAAAATTTCCCTTTAAGCACTGCTTTAGTTGCCTTCCAGAAGTTTGgtgtgttgtgttttcattttaatttttctcaaggtattttctagttttccttgtgatttctttgACCCACTGGTTATTTAGGAGTGTACTGtctaatttccaaatatttgtgaatttctCAAAAAACTTCATTCTGTTACTGATTTATAATTTCATTCCATTGTGATTGGTGACCATACATTGTATGATTTCagtcatttaacatttgttgaggTTCGTTTGGTGGCCTAGCATCATGTCTGTCCTGGAGAGCagtccatgtgcacttgagaagactACACATTTGTGTGTATTTTGCTCTTGTTGGGTTGGGTCTCTATAGATGTCTGCTTGGGTAGTCTGTCATGTTGTTCAAGCCTTCTCTTTACTTGTTGATCTTCTGCCTACTTGTTAATCCgttattaaaagttttttttctggGAGATATGGGCCCAAGCTCAGATCTCTGCTTTATGCCAGGTGGTAGGGCACGACCAGGGTAGGGTATGGCATTCGTCAGGGTTTCCATGTTCTTGTTCATCAGAAGGATGCAGTGGTCCATTGCACTGCTCAGGGTTATTGAAGGTTCATGTCACAGAGCTGCTGCCTTGACCACCTGTGTTCCTGTTTCAGCCCCGAGCCCCCAGTGAGCCCCAGCCCAGGCCGCAGGAGGCAGGCCCGCCCCAGGCAGAGGTTCTGGAAGCAAGAGGAAACGTGCCCAGCCACAGGGAGCCCCAGACACCAGCCCCCAGCTCTGAGGTGGCTTTCGATCTGAAGAGACGAGGTGAGAAGGGTAAGTGAAGCTTGCCAGTGACGTGCTGTCTCAGGGCCCTGTGCCAACAAAAAGCACAGCGGcagctcctgcccccagtccatACAGTCAGCAGAGTGCGCTGCTTCTGGGCAGCCCAGTAGTGGGGCTTCAGGTGGCAGTGAGTGTCTCTCTGGGCACCTGGACTCGGGGCCACAGGGCTTTTATCTGCCTTCCTGATGTCCCACCCTTGTAAACTTCCTCATTCTTTGGCAGCTTGGTAAAGGCAGGTCTAGGTGTGCCTTTATTCAGGGCAGTGGTGGGACTGTTTAGTTAAGGGGACGTGGCTGAGTCCTGGGTGGCTGTCACTGGCTCCCAGGTTCTGGCCTCAAGTAGGGCGATCAGATAAGCCTGGCATTACAGACTCCTCCACTTGCAGAATGCGCTCAATCCAGATGACTTGGTCTGGATTTGTTTTCTGAACCATTTCCTCTTTCTCGTGGTTCTGAGCATACACTCCAGGCACAGAGAGGCTTGGAGtctgctgctgttaagttgctcggttttgtccagttctttgcaaccccacggactgctgcacaacaggcttctctgtctttcaccgtctcctggagtttgctcaaactcatgtccattgagtcagtgatgccatctgctAGGCCACGGCATACATGATCAGCTGCCCCGTCCACCCACAGTCCTTGGGAAGGCTCTGGGAATTTAGTGGTCTGAGGATTTCTGTTCTGTATGGTGAGGTCACAGCAAACTGTGTCCTGTGCCCAGAGGAAACCAAGGAGATTCAGGTCGTCAGTGAGGAGGAGCCTCAGAGGGACAGCCTGGTGCTGCCGAAGGAGCCAGGCCCAGAGCAGGCGGTGGAAGGAGACGGACAAGTGGGCGGAAAAGGCAATGGAGAGCCCGGAGAGCTGGGCCAAATCGCACAGGCCCCAGCCGCCCTGCTGGCCAGCCAGGAGAATCAAGAGGCGGAGGGCCCCGAACGGGACCAGCTCGTCATCCGCGACggacaggaggaggggcaggatgcCGACGAGGCAGGTGGGTGAGAGGCTCCCTGGACTGCCCACTCGGTCCTCTGCACCAGGTGCCAGCCTGTCCACGTCCTTCCCAATTTAGAATGGGTGGCCATGAAGGTGCCCAGCCCGCAGGGCGCCGTCTGGTGGTCCGTCCTGTTTGTTTGGTCCATTGTCAGGCAGGAGACAAGACAGAAGGGCCAGGCCCTCCTAGCGCTTGGAACTTGTAGAAATCATATTCACAGGGCGCCTAGGGGGCTTGCCAGCCGGAAGACCTTGGGTGGGAGCTGAGCGTAGAGTCCACATAGGTCTCCTGGCAGGCAGACCCCACACGTTTTCCTTGTCCCTTCACCTCCTGCTGCCGTCTCACTGGCAGCGCTGTGAGtcaaaggagggagggaggacagaTGGAAGGATCGGACAGATGGAGGGTCATGCGTGTTTGAGCGTTGCAGGAAAACAGAAAGTGACGTGGCAATCTCACCTTCCTGGTTTGGttgacttctcttttttaaagaaaagtgtgGGAAACTGAGATGAGCAGAATATTCTGGGATGTATCTTGGTCCCTGAAAGACGGAAAACATTTTAATCCTAGCTAATCCAGGGGCACTTAGAAGACACCTGTGTGCTGAGCCTGATAAAGTGACAGAAGGTGGGGATAGGACTTACTGGCAGAAGTTACCCCGATTTTCTGAAGAGTGTGTTCTCACAAGTTTTCAGTTAAATAactggggaggagaaaaaaaaaggacactcCTGGGGCTGGTCAGAGTGGCACTCTAGTTTCAGCTTACTCAGCAGTTGGTCCCAGGGTGTAACAGCTGCCAGTAGGTCTGAGCTACTGCGGGGGCCTGTGAGTCACACACCTTGTTCAAGGTCAGCTGTAATGGTCTGATTAGCAGGATAAAGCCACGGGCCTGGGCATTATTTCCTCTCCAGGCAGTTAGCGCAGGGATACAGAACTAGAACTGACTTTTCCAGGCATGCTTTTTAAACAGATCTTGTTTATACAGATACGAAATGTTTACAGTAACCCTCTGAGTATGTCTCCTGATTGCATCCTGTCCTCATCTTTTCTGGTTGCTCTTCTCTCTGGGGATGAATGCAGTGATAAATGAGCTAATTCTGTATGTTTGATGGAAAAATTTTACCCTTTGACTCACAATAGccattccatttccttctctcagggCAGTGAACCATTTTAAGCAGATACCTCCTTTAACCAGAAACCTGTGAACTAGTTACCCTGACTCCAGCCTGGAATGAAGCTATTTAGGGCCATGTTCTAAATAGATTCAGAGTTGGAGTGGGGCATACATAAGTAGAGAAATCCTGCATGGTCTTTGCACCAAGAACAAGCACATGTGTCCCTGTCATTTCCTGAGAGGAAGCAGAAAGAGCTGATTGTTAAACCAGGGTTGGGATAACCCTAGCACCTGGGCTCTGGTGTTCCCATGGCATTGAGAGAGAAATGATGTAGCTTATGTTTTGTGGCTCTGTGCTAATTTTTCAGGGAGAAATCAGCAGAAACTGGGAGCTGATGAtgactacaacatggatgagaaTGAGGCAGAATCTGAAACAGACAAGCAGGCAGCCCTTGCGGGGaatgataaaaacagaaatggtaaTTAACAATGGTGGTTGGGTGGGGTCACCTTTCATGTCTGATTGTGGTCCTTCACTTTTGGTATGACTGTATACTGAATCCCAACAATAATGTAAGTAACCCCTCATTAGAATACTGTTTTCTCCGGAAGCCGTGGAGTATAGGGGCAGTGGAGAGAGGTGACGGTTTCAGGAAGCCGCAAGGACCTTTCAGAAAGTCTGCATACATGAACATGGGCATCAGCCCCTCCGGGGTCAGTGCGGATATGCTTCAGTGAAGTTTAGGAATTTCCCTTCAAAACGGTAGATCACTGCACGATCGTTTCATAGCACCAGTCAAAATGCTGTGATATGTACACAGGCAAGTTTTTATAGTAGCGCTCCGTGTTACTTTGTGTTACTGTTATTTTGAACTTTTGAAGAGTCCAGGCCTGTGGGATGGTCAGATTCTGGATTTGTCTCCTTGTGATTGGATTCtggttgaacattttttttttttttttaaatagctgcagTTGTGTTCTAGCTTCACACCAGGAGGCACGGGGTTTACAGGCTGATCCTTGGTTAAGGTGGTACCCCACAAGGTCTCTCTGCCGCAAAGGTCCATTTTCCCTGTGTAACTAACATGTCATCCAGAGGGGGATGCTGTGCATGGTGTGACTTTGTTGTCCATTGAAAACCATTGTCTGGATGGTCGTTCCACACATTGATCAGCTGTCATTCTTTAAGGACTCCCTCACCCCCAGTGTGTAtacatttgcacacacacacaggcacacattctctctctcccttgttTTAGTTTCACTGTAGACTCAAGGTTTCCTTTCTTAACGTTTGTTCTTCAGTCAAActcttgctgtttctttctcagtttttaagAGCTCTTTACATGCTGGGGAGGTTGGCCTTTATCTGTGATGTGGGTTGCCAATACTACCTAGCAGTTTATCTTGATTTTGATTATGGTTTTTTGCCATGTGaaagtttcaaagatttttatgtcttttcttgCCTACAGATATGGAGTCACAGTTTTCTCATTTAGAGTTGAATTCacccattttttgttgttgttcagtatacttgcagatttttcttttggttttatgaAGTAAATAAGATTCAGAAACGCACACAAAACAAACGAGTTGTTAGAAGTTAAACATTTTGTAACTGCACCCTGCCTTCCTgatcaagaaacagaactggGCTCCAGGAAGTTCCTTCTTTGTTGCCCTTCCTGTCCCAGCACCTTCCCTCCCTGTATTGCAATACCTGTCCTCACCTTTCCATTTGgcattttcttgaatttctttatGGGTTTATCACCCAAGTGGGCATCCCTGGATGCCATAGTTTAGTCTTGCCCATTTTCTTATATTTGATATGAGTTTAAGTCTCAATTTACaagtcttctctccctcccttctttcatccatccattcatccagccAGCCATTGCTGTTTGATCAGTCTGGGGAGTGTTGATTGGGTATTCATGGTTCTAGTCATGGTTTGGTTTAGTGTGTTCTTTTCTCCCTGTTTATTTCATGCAGATCACCAGCTGATATCTGGAGGCAGTATTTTAATTCAGCCATTCCTATttcatttaattgaaatatttcataaatagaaGTCATGGTATTGTTCATATAGCATAGGCATGATAAATGCTTCTTTCTCTTTACCAGTTTTCACAATAAGGAATTATTTCCTTTGACCTTTAGAAGGTgaccatttgaaaatataaacttttaagcCTTTTTGATGGGTTTCATTCAGTTGCATTTATAATCATTTTTGAAGTTCACATCGTCCCACCTTCTTTGGCCAGTGAGGTTTGCCCCACTTCTCTCTGAACCATTGGTTCCTTAGTCTCTCGTCCCGCTTAGCCACCACTTCACTCCACACGGTGCCTTTCTCTGTGAGGGGCTCTCCCTGGGAAGAACCCAGAGGAGCCACTGCCAGCGTGTCTCACGGACCCCCGCCTGCTCCTTCGTCTACCATGGGCACTCGGTGGTCACCTGCTGTGGGAGTAGCAGAGACTGCCCCTTCCAGCTGCAACTCCCCCACTGGCCCAGGTGCTTTCCGCCGTAACCTGTTGGTTGGTAGGGTTTCTGTTGTTCTCGGGTCCATCAGAGGCTCCATGCTTCCCTGTTTTCTTTCCAGACACTGTGAGTGTATGGTTTGCTGTCCATGGATTACTTTTGACTGCTTGTATTTTGGGGTCTGCAGGACTCCTGCTCAGCTAGTTTTGCTGTAAATGgtctctagtttttgtttttaaatttagtagTTGCTTTATATAAGGACTCTGAGGTTCAAAAACTGCCACTGTTTCTGCCATCTTTCCAGAATCCTCTATTTTCATAACTTACATCTCTTGATTCATGTGATtcactttaaatgttttcaagTGTATGGGCATGAGATATGggtccagttttctttttccaaaggtGTTTGCAGTTGGCCCAACACCATCTCAGATCACCATCTCATAGTCAGTGATTTGAGGTGCTGCCATCATCAAACACTGGATTTTCATATGTACTTGGTTCTGatttttggattttctatttctgttctattgatttcTCTCTTGATTCACAGTGTACCACATTGTTCTAAGTATagcagctttttttcttttttttttaaatctagccaGTCTACTTTCTCTGGAAAATTCAAGCCAACATCTctttgaataatgctgctttcCTTTTTGGCTCCTCGAATTCAGATTAGAAGTATATTAGATCTTTTCAATCTATTCATGTCTCGTGTCCTCTTCTTCATATTTTgcatttctgcttctctgatcTGTGTTGAGAATAATTTCCTCAGAAATATCTTCtaattcaaaaatttttcttttacctatgccttctttgctgttttaatttctaaattttttacttGGCCATTCTTTATGGGTCCTTATTCCTTGCTCATGCTTTCAATTTCTCTGTCAACATTATTTCATATGCCTTGTCTTCCAGTTGTAGTATCTGAAAACTTGCAgggtttcatttcatttctgctGATAcgttgtttgtgtattttatgcTTAACTGTGAGCTACTACTTTCCTTGGAACTTCATCTGTGGGAAGTCTTTGAGGACCGAGTTACAGAGAGAAGGTTGTTTGCCTCTTGCCAGTCCCCAGGAGGGTACTGCAAACTCACAGCTCCTTTAATAAAGTAGGTTGTCACCTTTAGGGGTTTTGGGGATCACATGGAAAAATGAGAGTTTGAATTATACACCTGCATGAACACCTCATGTGGTTAAAAATGCTCTTTTTAACCACATGAGACTTTTCATTGCAGGTTTATTTCCTGTTGCCTGTAAGTTAATTATGTGAAACTTTAGGGTTCACCTTTATATGGGCATCCCTTTCTTCACTCCCCACCTTGAGGGGAGCCCTCGTGTTTAGGGCCTTTTGAAGCTGTGAGGGGAGCTCGGAGTCTTCAGGCTTCAGCAAAAGTCCTCAGGACAAAAGCTGGCATTGATGGTTATTACCTTCAGTTGTTAATATTTCCACTCCATTTTTTATCTTCCTGTTAGTGTTCATAGGcaatacattttaatgttttattaattttttttcacttttcattttgaaataatttaaacaaaactAGTAAGGATTTCCACACACCTTCATCCAGGTACCCCAAGTGTTAACATCTTATGTAACCATAGTACAGTTACATGAAGACATTTAATAGTCACGTAATGCTATTATTTATAGACATTCAGATTTCTTGAATTGTCCAACTAATAACCCCTTTCTGATTCAAGATCTAATCCAGAATGATACACTGCATTTATCATCATATCTCTTTAGTGTCTTTTAACTTGGAACCCTCTGTCTTTATCACTTATAacactgataattttttaaagtgttttggcCAATTGTTTGGTAGAAAGTTCAGTTTGATTCAGCAGTGCATCCTTAAAAAGTCTTTCGTATTTTATCCAGCATGTCACTTACTACAATTGGCAGAGTTGCTTGGGGTTTCTAAAATTGAAAGTcttaagttcatttttaaattattttcatagacTCTTtagctaattatttttaatgcaaaagaTGAACATGTTAGGAGTCCGAATTTTAAGCAAATACAAGTTAGGTGTGCGACTTTGCAATGAAGCCTTGGGATCTTTCATCCTTTACACCCAGGTGTCCTTCTAAGGATTTGACCTTGTACCTGCTAaggtttttaaacaaattgagGAGGTGAGCAAAGTAGAAAAATGGTTCTGTCAGCTCTTTTAAGAAAGAATTTTAGGTTgaagaaatgtcattttaaaattatgtcatcAAGATGGTTTCAGACACtgtcttctccagggaaattagaagaaaaaggCATTAGTTCCAAATTTTATTAGAGAACTTAAGATAgtcatttatataataaaatcattaaGATGTGCAGTAGTTGTAAATGAGGATCTTGGGTTTAGGATATATTTGTGATGTCTTTTTACATCCTTTGGGTGTCGAAGGATAAAGAAGGTGGAAACCACATGTAGACATCCATTCTGTAAAGGAAGAGCTTTGGAGTCACAAAAGCTAACCTGATTTGTGAATGCCTTTTAGGAGGCAGTGTGCTTCCTGCTGCAGGTGCAGTAAACAGATTCATGCAGCACATGAGGGTCATGATCATGTCAAAAATTCTATGAGTACATTTCATACTTTCCATTTTGTAGAACATCATTTCACTATTTCATAGTTCATGGTACCTTGCTGGCTGTACATACAGACTCTTGCTGTCTTGTCCTTGATTAGCAATGAAGTTCCACATTTTGATGTTACCCTGGAGACAGTCCTCTCTATAGACACAAGTCAAATGGGACCTGCCTGGGCTGGTTTCTCAAAATGTTTAATACtagaacattttgttttctttctttcttttttagttcttAACGCTGAAAATCAGAAAGGAGACACAGTAAATTTACTTGATCAGCGTGAAAAGAGGAATCACACACTCTGAATCAAACTGGAATCACATTCTTTTGTGTCAGAATCGAATAGAGATCACTACAATAGTCATGAGGAATTGAATACTGTGAAATGTACTAAGTAAAATATCTGAAGATGATTATTGTGGAGTTTGTATTTACAATGTAGGAAAATGAGATTGTCTTTGAGACAGTGTTTTAGAGGTATTTTTGAAGTGTTTATATTGAGATGTCAAAATTGTTGAAATTTGTTGGCTAATATAGGTATTTCATAAGAAGAGCAACACCAGAAATAGAACACAGGTTCTCCTTCAAGTACGGCAACAGCAGGATTCATATTGTGAAGTGTAACCTTTGATGTGAAGGGGACTCCCATACTCGCAGAGCTGGTCTTCAGTTCCCTCTGGAGTCATTCTCTTCGCCATGTGGTCATTCTCTTCACCACGTGCAGTGCTGAGACAAGAACCAGCCCTGCAGTTGGCACTGAGTGATTTTTGATTTATTCTTCTGTGCTCACTTCTGGTTCTGACAATCAGTGGCCTAGAGCACTGACTGTTAACATAAACATCACTAGCAATGGTGTTAAACAAGTCTAAACACAGAGGTGTTTTGtgtgaggattttttaaaagactgctaCTTGTACAATAACCCTTGTCATTAATGTACAAAATGCTTATAAGTGACTCATAATTTGAATACCTGTGATCTATACTTGCCTTGCTTAGTATGTGTGGGCAAAGCATTACCAAGAAAAGCCAGTGTGCATTAGACTTCTGACGCATCAGGGGCTAAAGCGGGGCTGACCTTGGGCGCGTGTGGCAGAGAGGGCGGTACAGCGCTATGGGTGGGTGTGCTATGGACAAACTGCCTACTTCACGGctagaagaagagaagagaaatttgATGATGGAGGAGACACACAGCATACAGATTTGGAaagtttataaagtaaaaaaaaaacgcAGTAATTGTCTTTTTCAGTTTACACATGTACCTTGTGGTAAAGGACCATATCACAAACTGATTTAAAAACCAAAAGTTAATTTGAAAATGACTAATCATAATTTGCTTAATAGTGACATCAGGTTTAAGTTGGTTCTTAACATTGCAAATAAACAGGCTCTTGTCAGACTTGTGAATGACTGGCAGACTCACATTAGTGACCTTTAGAAAGGCTCCCTACAGGGTTAAGTGGGTGGTGATGCTTATTAAATCAGCATTCTGAGTCATAGGGGGCTTGAGATGCAGGGGCTTCAGGTCATGTGACATAACCCCCTGATTAACAGAGAAGAGCCTGGGGCCCAGAGGACTTCTGAAGCTTCTCCAGGCCCAGCCAAGTGCCTGCCTCGCCGCCAGCTGTGGACTCCTGGTGCCCCTACTGCCacggaggggcggggcctggtcTGCATTCAGGTTATGATCTCCAACTTGAATGGTGTGTGGTATTTTTCCTACCTAACTTTCCACCCAGAAAAGGCAACTGAAGGGTGTGAAAGTAGCTTTTTAAGATACTCATCTAGGTCCTTGTCCAGTGTCTAAGTCTCAATCAGTCTTAGGGTTGATGTCTTGCATATTAGCCTTTATTCATCTCATGTTTAATCAGTGTGCCTAGAGTTGCTGAGAAATGAAACTCTTGTTCAGGTTTTAAAACTGCTTTCAGTTTTCCCTTCATCTGCTGTTGAAACCCTAAGGAATCAGCTTGTAAACTGTGGATTAAGGATGGTCGTTTGCCTTATTAATTAAACCTTTCTGTGGAATGAGATgctgatataaataaaaaataatcgtGATTTAATCTCCCTGTACAGAGGCACCTGAAAGCTGTTTGTTCAGGAGGTGTGTACTTTAGGTGTTTCTTCAAGCAGTCATGCTTTATTGCTGTTGGCTTCCCTTGGGATCAACTATTCCAAGGAACAATCTAGAGATGccacagctatttaaaaaataaaacctgtgtAATAAGCATCAAATAGATTATCAAACAACGTGGTCTTGGGTTCATCTAAAATCAGCAGCTAGTCCAATTTTTAATAAACTGATTCACACCCTCCTCTATATTTTCAAATGGTGTGTAGACAAGGAGTGATGATTAATTTGATCTTTTTTCCTACATACGAAGATTGCCATAGCAGCTTTGGATTAGATTTCATGAATACTCTAATCATTGCACCTAGCATACTTTTGTGTGATGGAATTTGAAAAAACATTCCCTGTTTAAGTCATTGTGGTGTCATTAAATTAACTAGGTTGATAACTGGCATAATTGTTTTACTTGGTAATAGGTGGTTATCTATTCATAACAGAACTTGGAATGGTGGAAGAGAATTGTAATTTCAGAGTCTTTTAAGGTCCAGGGGGGAACTGGTCTACTCTCATTATGTATTTTagcttaaaagattataaagtAATCTTTATTAATGATTAACAACAATAGTTAATCATTAATAGAGATAGTAATCTTTACTAATGATTACAGATTAAGGCTAGTTTATAGGAGACTCAGTCCACTTCTAACACTTGCCATTGAAATgagtttgaaaatatatatttatttttaaagtttccattaACTCTGGGTTATActaatatttttttcacattgtCATCTTCGATTTTGAAAATACTAGTATTACAAAGTTGGGGAAATGGCTTATCTTGTGTATTTAAATGTTTGTGTTCTATTTCAGCTCAGAGGGCAACACTTTCTTAAGGGTACTGACTAAGCCACTCTTCTTAACTAGGTTTGTAAGGTTCTGGTCATGTGCACAGTGAAGGATCACCCAGAAGTAGGTCTTTTCCCATGCACTGTGCTCGTTGATGTGCCTGTGAAACTCATCTCTGGGAAAGAGACATGACTTGAGACATTCT
Proteins encoded in this window:
- the GOLM1 gene encoding Golgi membrane protein 1 isoform X1, producing MMGLGNGRRSMKSPPLVLAALVACIIVLGFNYWIASSRSVDLQTRIVELEGRVRRAAAERGAVEMKKNEFQGELEKQREQLDKIQSSHNFQMESVNKLYQDEKAVLVNNITTGERLIRTLQDQLKALQKNYGRLQQDVLQFQKNQTNLERKFSYDLNQCISQMKEVKEQCEERIQEVTRKGNEALPSRDLNEQKDQSQQPRAPSEPQPRPQEAGPPQAEVLEARGNVPSHREPQTPAPSSEVAFDLKRRGEKEETKEIQVVSEEEPQRDSLVLPKEPGPEQAVEGDGQVGGKGNGEPGELGQIAQAPAALLASQENQEAEGPERDQLVIRDGQEEGQDADEAGRNQQKLGADDDYNMDENEAESETDKQAALAGNDKNRNVLNAENQKGDTVNLLDQREKRNHTL
- the GOLM1 gene encoding Golgi membrane protein 1 isoform X2 encodes the protein MMGLGNGRRSMKSPPLVLAALVACIIVLGFNYWIASSRSVDLQTRIVELEGRVRRAAAERGAVEMKKNEFQGELEKQREQLDKIQSSHNFQMESVNKLYQDEKAVLVNNITTGERLIRTLQDQLKALQKNYGRLQQDVLQFQKNQTNLERKFSYDLNQCISQMKEVKEQCEERIQEVTRKGNEALPSRDLNEQKDQSQQPRAPSEPQPRPQEAGPPQAEVLEARGNVPSHREPQTPAPSSEVAFDLKRREETKEIQVVSEEEPQRDSLVLPKEPGPEQAVEGDGQVGGKGNGEPGELGQIAQAPAALLASQENQEAEGPERDQLVIRDGQEEGQDADEAGRNQQKLGADDDYNMDENEAESETDKQAALAGNDKNRNVLNAENQKGDTVNLLDQREKRNHTL